In a single window of the Limnohabitans sp. 2KL-27 genome:
- a CDS encoding polyhydroxyalkanoic acid system family protein has translation MPELKIEREHALGLAGARTVAERWREQAQQEWGMTCASEPGETEDRMRFERSGVSGQLTVTSTRFDLHLKLGFLLGAYSGKIEEKIRANLDELLGPVA, from the coding sequence ATGCCTGAATTGAAGATCGAACGTGAACATGCCTTGGGTTTGGCGGGGGCGCGCACTGTGGCCGAGCGCTGGCGAGAGCAGGCTCAGCAGGAGTGGGGCATGACCTGCGCTTCAGAGCCTGGCGAGACCGAAGACCGCATGCGCTTTGAGCGCAGCGGCGTGAGCGGCCAGTTGACGGTGACCAGCACCCGCTTTGACCTGCACTTGAAGCTGGGCTTTTTGCTGGGCGCTTACAGCGGCAAGATCGAAGAAAAAATCCGGGCCAATCTGGACGAGTTGTTGGGCCCCGTGGCCTGA
- a CDS encoding lytic transglycosylase domain-containing protein, whose amino-acid sequence MKLTQILTLVCAWAAAGLWSPHAQAQAQPANKGDALILEMHQAFRKSDKNRLSALLPQVRGHVLEPLAAYWDMRVRLDTAPESEIRGFLQTYAGSYYEDRLRNDWLLQLGKRRNWATFTAEYPRYRMRDDRELRCYALATEAMNSKADVAEEAKRLWYSLREADDGCTYVADHLHSGKQINGLDLWRKARIAMDANRPKAAQAAVDIEAPRLSEQVALIHADPAKYLDKRILAITKSRKELAVLALIRLAAKDPDEAADWLNRRWAIQLSQEERNWTWGVIGKQAAWKLQDNAASHFAKVQKDSDLSDDLLSWKVRAALRQGQWRQVLTATQAMSPESQKDPAWVYWRARALMATAQDAAPRQEAQGLLRSIASVKGFYEQLALEDLGQPITVPERPTALTPQEKAAALINPGLQRALYAIQIGLRPEGNREWNYSTNLHTPGGMNDRELLAAAELACQRQVWDRCINTSERTKDAIDFDQRFPMPLREIVVRRAGEIQLDPAYVYGLIRQESRFIMDARSHVGASGLMQVMPATAKWTAKKIGLNNFTLDQITDREVNVAIGTGYLKLVLNDFEGSMPMATAAYNAGPSRPRNWRNGPVLEAAIWAENIPFQETRDYVKKVLSNTTNYAAILTRQPQSLKARLGHVGPRNATLAEVNKDLP is encoded by the coding sequence ATGAAATTGACTCAGATTCTGACACTGGTTTGCGCATGGGCAGCAGCAGGCCTTTGGAGCCCCCACGCACAGGCCCAAGCCCAACCCGCCAACAAGGGCGATGCGCTGATCCTGGAGATGCACCAAGCCTTCAGAAAAAGTGACAAAAACCGTTTGTCTGCGCTGCTGCCGCAAGTCCGGGGCCATGTGCTGGAGCCTTTGGCCGCTTATTGGGACATGCGCGTGCGCCTGGACACCGCGCCCGAGTCTGAAATTCGCGGTTTCCTGCAGACCTACGCAGGCAGCTACTACGAGGACCGCCTGCGCAACGACTGGTTGCTGCAGCTGGGCAAACGCCGCAACTGGGCCACCTTCACCGCAGAATACCCGCGCTACCGCATGCGCGATGACCGCGAATTGCGCTGCTACGCGCTGGCCACTGAAGCGATGAACAGCAAAGCCGACGTGGCCGAGGAAGCCAAGCGCCTGTGGTACAGCCTGCGTGAAGCCGATGACGGCTGCACCTACGTGGCCGACCACCTGCATTCAGGCAAACAGATCAACGGTCTGGATCTGTGGCGCAAAGCCCGGATCGCCATGGATGCGAACCGTCCAAAGGCTGCACAGGCGGCGGTCGACATCGAAGCGCCCCGACTGTCCGAACAGGTGGCCCTGATCCACGCGGACCCCGCCAAATACCTGGACAAACGCATCCTGGCCATCACCAAGAGCCGCAAAGAGTTGGCGGTGCTGGCCCTGATCCGTCTGGCCGCCAAAGACCCGGACGAAGCGGCCGATTGGCTCAACCGGCGCTGGGCCATCCAGCTGAGCCAAGAAGAGCGCAACTGGACATGGGGCGTGATTGGCAAACAAGCCGCCTGGAAACTGCAAGACAACGCCGCCAGCCACTTTGCCAAAGTGCAAAAAGACAGTGACCTGAGCGACGACCTGCTGAGCTGGAAGGTGCGGGCAGCATTGCGTCAAGGGCAGTGGCGCCAAGTGTTGACAGCCACCCAGGCCATGAGTCCGGAATCACAAAAAGACCCCGCCTGGGTGTATTGGCGAGCCCGCGCCCTGATGGCGACGGCTCAGGACGCGGCCCCGCGGCAAGAGGCGCAAGGTCTGCTGCGCAGCATCGCCAGCGTGAAGGGTTTTTACGAGCAACTGGCGCTGGAAGACCTGGGGCAGCCCATCACCGTGCCAGAACGCCCCACGGCGCTGACGCCCCAAGAAAAAGCCGCAGCCCTGATCAACCCCGGTCTGCAGCGCGCCTTGTACGCCATCCAGATCGGTCTGCGCCCGGAAGGCAACCGCGAATGGAACTACAGCACCAATTTGCACACCCCAGGCGGCATGAACGACCGCGAGCTGCTCGCTGCCGCCGAGCTGGCTTGCCAGCGCCAGGTGTGGGACCGTTGCATCAACACCAGCGAGCGAACCAAAGACGCCATCGACTTTGACCAGCGCTTTCCCATGCCCCTGCGAGAGATCGTGGTGCGCCGCGCGGGCGAGATTCAACTCGACCCGGCTTATGTCTATGGCCTGATCCGCCAGGAAAGCCGTTTCATCATGGACGCCCGCTCGCATGTGGGCGCGTCCGGCCTGATGCAAGTCATGCCCGCCACCGCCAAATGGACCGCCAAGAAAATTGGCTTGAACAATTTCACGCTGGACCAAATCACCGACCGCGAAGTCAACGTGGCCATTGGCACCGGCTACCTGAAACTGGTACTGAACGATTTTGAGGGCTCCATGCCCATGGCCACGGCCGCTTACAACGCCGGCCCCAGCCGCCCGCGCAACTGGCGCAACGGCCCTGTGCTCGAAGCCGCCATCTGGGCCGAAAACATCCCGTTTCAGGAAACGCGCGATTACGTGAAAAAAGTGCTGTCCAACACCACCAACTACGCCGCCATCCTGACGCGTCAACCCCAGTCGCTCAAAGCGCGCCTGGGCCACGTGGGGCCTCGCAACGCCACCCTGGCCGAGGTGAACAAAGATTTGCCTTAA
- a CDS encoding 5-formyltetrahydrofolate cyclo-ligase, with amino-acid sequence MDKAEAKRALRKALIEERLNLPDRLARAEALQRVMRIWLFDRPDTVIGAYWPIKGEFDPLPVLHRWKEDGELNGEPQRRRIGLPVVNKLHKTLTFHTWYPGCAMEEDAYGIPKPKDTEVIVPTLLFVPCVGYGTGGYRLGYGGGFYDRTLATLQPKPFTVGLGFTHGFVDDLEPEDHDQPLDAILNDNGVVWPV; translated from the coding sequence ATGGACAAAGCCGAAGCAAAACGCGCCTTGAGAAAAGCCTTGATTGAAGAAAGGTTGAACCTGCCCGATCGCCTGGCGCGGGCCGAAGCCTTGCAGCGCGTCATGCGCATTTGGCTGTTTGACCGCCCGGACACCGTGATCGGTGCCTATTGGCCCATCAAGGGCGAGTTTGACCCCTTGCCCGTCCTGCACCGCTGGAAGGAAGACGGTGAGTTGAACGGCGAGCCGCAGCGCCGCCGCATCGGCCTGCCTGTGGTCAACAAGCTGCACAAAACCCTGACATTCCACACCTGGTACCCCGGCTGCGCCATGGAAGAAGACGCCTACGGCATCCCCAAACCCAAAGACACCGAAGTCATCGTGCCCACCTTGCTGTTTGTGCCCTGCGTGGGCTACGGCACGGGCGGTTACCGCCTGGGATATGGCGGCGGCTTTTACGACCGCACACTGGCCACCTTGCAGCCCAAGCCTTTCACGGTCGGTTTGGGTTTCACCCACGGCTTTGTCGATGACCTCGAACCCGAAGACCACGACCAGCCACTGGACGCCATCCTGAACGACAACGGCGTGGTCTGGCCGGTTTGA
- a CDS encoding TetR/AcrR family transcriptional regulator produces the protein MARPKSATHDIKRDAILDIAAQCFAERSYPAASMNEIATACGTSKARLYHYYESKEAILFDLLDRHTQRLLALIAQTEATAQRKNLDERATLHELVRAFLREYETSATRHAALLNDTQFLSDAPEAALPSGTVSPRELILNRQRDIVAAMTRFMKRAYPDRLTPTNQTALTMMLLGMINWTFTWLRPGGPISYAAFAEEVIAMLEKGLG, from the coding sequence ATGGCCCGCCCCAAATCAGCTACCCACGACATCAAGCGTGACGCGATCCTCGACATCGCCGCGCAATGCTTTGCCGAGCGCAGTTACCCTGCGGCCAGCATGAACGAGATCGCCACTGCGTGCGGCACCTCCAAGGCCCGGCTTTACCACTATTACGAGAGCAAAGAAGCGATCCTGTTTGACCTGCTGGACCGCCACACGCAGCGCTTGCTGGCGCTGATTGCGCAGACCGAGGCCACGGCCCAGCGCAAGAACCTGGACGAGCGCGCCACGCTGCACGAGCTGGTGCGGGCGTTTTTGCGGGAGTACGAAACCTCGGCCACCCGGCACGCGGCCTTGCTCAATGACACCCAGTTTTTGAGCGATGCCCCCGAGGCGGCCTTGCCCTCTGGCACGGTTTCGCCCCGAGAATTGATCCTGAACCGACAGCGTGACATCGTGGCCGCCATGACCCGTTTCATGAAACGCGCCTACCCCGATCGGCTCACCCCCACCAACCAGACTGCGCTGACCATGATGCTGCTGGGCATGATCAACTGGACCTTCACTTGGCTGCGCCCGGGTGGACCGATCAGCTACGCCGCATTTGCCGAAGAGGTCATCGCCATGCTTGAAAAAGGCCTCGGCTGA
- a CDS encoding MBL fold metallo-hydrolase translates to MSQAPTKAFASQADLSEKKITFEQLSPHCWAYTAEGDPNSGVIIGDRFIMVSDATATPAMAQDLIKKIRTVSDLPIKYVLLTHYHAVRVLGAYAYAAEGATEIIASEGTLDLIKERGAQDMKSEMERFPRLFRGADSVPGLTWPTMVVGGGDPTKSEVPGKLSINLGGVVVQIWHPGPGHTRGDTIAWVEEEKVLFSGDLVEYEAGVYTGDAQLEEWPATLEALRALKAEFIVPGRGEAMKGNANVNKALDYTQRWVTTLFQAGKEAVAAKMDLKAAMAHTRQSMDPVFGHVFIYEHCLPFDVTRAYDEASGIKNPRIWTAERDMEMWKALQS, encoded by the coding sequence ATGTCCCAAGCCCCCACCAAAGCCTTTGCCAGCCAGGCCGATCTGAGCGAAAAGAAAATCACTTTCGAGCAACTCAGCCCCCATTGCTGGGCCTACACCGCCGAAGGCGACCCCAATTCGGGTGTGATCATCGGTGACCGTTTCATCATGGTCAGCGATGCCACGGCCACCCCGGCCATGGCGCAAGACCTGATCAAGAAGATCCGCACCGTCAGCGACCTGCCCATCAAATACGTGCTGCTGACCCATTACCACGCGGTGCGTGTGCTGGGCGCTTACGCCTACGCCGCCGAAGGCGCGACCGAGATCATCGCCAGCGAGGGCACGTTGGACCTGATCAAGGAGCGTGGCGCACAAGACATGAAGAGCGAGATGGAGCGCTTTCCCCGCCTGTTCCGTGGCGCCGACAGCGTGCCCGGACTGACCTGGCCCACCATGGTGGTGGGCGGTGGCGACCCGACAAAGAGCGAAGTGCCCGGCAAGCTCAGCATCAACCTCGGCGGCGTGGTGGTGCAAATCTGGCACCCGGGCCCGGGCCACACGCGTGGCGACACCATTGCTTGGGTGGAAGAAGAAAAAGTGCTGTTCTCAGGTGACCTGGTCGAGTACGAAGCCGGTGTGTACACGGGCGACGCACAACTTGAAGAGTGGCCCGCCACCCTGGAAGCCTTGCGTGCCCTCAAAGCCGAATTCATCGTGCCCGGCCGCGGCGAAGCCATGAAGGGCAACGCCAACGTCAACAAGGCCTTGGACTACACCCAGCGCTGGGTCACCACTTTGTTCCAAGCGGGCAAAGAAGCCGTGGCCGCCAAGATGGACCTGAAAGCCGCCATGGCCCACACCCGCCAAAGCATGGACCCGGTGTTTGGCCATGTGTTCATCTATGAGCACTGTCTGCCCTTTGACGTGACCCGTGCTTACGACGAAGCCAGCGGCATCAAGAACCCCCGCATCTGGACGGCCGAGCGCGACATGGAGATGTGGAAAGCGCTGCAAAGCTGA
- a CDS encoding DUF6279 family lipoprotein: MMRAWFLPLALLVLQGCSTIKLGYQQLPTLSYWWLDSTVSFSGAQSPGAKQAIDNLHQWHRREELPAYAELLQRASQLSAGPVQAEQVCRIWTDVQARMDTSMREAVAQAAPVAMALGPRQLSHMARHWESQNEAWEKEWLQGSDSERLQRRLDKTLERYRSFYGELSAVQVSQIKAQLAQSPWTAEWGRQDRQRRQQDLLSALQRISQTSVTPAQAEALLWGVWQRWLQPPEAAQRAVMQSLSQRTCENLAQLHNTTTPEQRQQVTRRLRAYERDIRDLIKP; the protein is encoded by the coding sequence ATGATGCGCGCCTGGTTTCTGCCTCTTGCACTGTTGGTCCTGCAAGGCTGCAGCACCATCAAGCTGGGCTATCAACAGCTGCCCACCTTGTCTTACTGGTGGTTGGACAGTACCGTGTCGTTCAGTGGCGCGCAGTCGCCGGGGGCCAAACAAGCGATTGACAACTTGCACCAATGGCACCGCCGCGAGGAGTTGCCCGCTTATGCCGAGCTGTTGCAGCGCGCAAGTCAATTGTCTGCTGGGCCTGTGCAGGCCGAACAGGTGTGCCGCATCTGGACCGATGTGCAAGCCAGGATGGACACTTCGATGCGCGAAGCGGTGGCTCAAGCCGCACCTGTGGCCATGGCCTTGGGCCCTCGGCAGCTGAGCCACATGGCCCGGCACTGGGAAAGTCAGAATGAGGCATGGGAAAAAGAATGGTTGCAGGGCAGCGACAGCGAACGGCTGCAAAGAAGGCTGGACAAGACGCTGGAGCGCTACCGCTCCTTTTATGGCGAATTGAGCGCTGTGCAAGTCAGCCAGATCAAGGCGCAGCTGGCACAGTCACCCTGGACTGCGGAGTGGGGCCGTCAGGACCGCCAGCGCCGCCAACAGGATTTGTTGTCGGCTTTGCAGCGCATCAGCCAAACCAGCGTGACGCCCGCGCAAGCGGAAGCGCTGCTGTGGGGCGTCTGGCAGCGCTGGCTGCAGCCGCCTGAAGCCGCGCAGCGCGCCGTGATGCAAAGCCTGTCGCAACGCACTTGCGAGAACCTGGCCCAGCTGCACAACACCACCACCCCGGAGCAGCGCCAACAAGTGACACGCCGATTGCGCGCCTACGAAAGGGACATCAGGGATTTGATCAAGCCCTGA
- a CDS encoding proprotein convertase P-domain-containing protein: MLDIANLRSHPVPGLSMEISTLAEHCMPFFLRTNTLLALTFLMASCGGGGGDGAPTPSSSVVCDSSTLWAAYPATSGSAIPDNNSTGLSVNWDNQNCALQTVSSATLEICLDHPRPADLTWTITPPASSIALALTPPANWNSTSSSCDSGQGKFQPIDLLSTVSSTVSTQGNWTLSVKDQALGDSGTLIQWRVVIRGNT, encoded by the coding sequence ATGCTCGATATTGCCAATTTGAGGTCTCATCCAGTCCCCGGGCTGTCAATGGAGATCTCTACACTTGCGGAACATTGCATGCCATTTTTTTTGCGAACAAACACTTTGCTCGCCCTGACCTTTTTAATGGCCAGCTGCGGCGGAGGAGGCGGCGATGGCGCCCCGACCCCATCCAGCAGCGTGGTTTGCGACTCCAGCACCTTGTGGGCAGCCTACCCTGCCACATCCGGCAGCGCCATTCCGGACAACAACAGCACAGGCCTATCGGTCAATTGGGACAACCAAAACTGTGCATTGCAAACCGTCTCGTCCGCCACGCTAGAGATCTGTCTCGACCATCCACGCCCGGCGGACCTGACTTGGACCATTACTCCGCCAGCATCCAGTATTGCCTTGGCTCTGACGCCTCCTGCCAACTGGAATAGCACCAGCTCATCCTGCGATTCGGGCCAAGGAAAATTTCAGCCCATTGATCTTTTATCAACGGTTTCGTCTACGGTCTCTACCCAGGGCAATTGGACGCTCAGCGTCAAGGACCAAGCCTTGGGCGACTCCGGTACATTGATTCAGTGGCGCGTGGTGATTCGCGGCAACACATGA
- the glmU gene encoding bifunctional UDP-N-acetylglucosamine diphosphorylase/glucosamine-1-phosphate N-acetyltransferase GlmU, producing MSLTAPFPVDVVVMAAGKGTRMKSRLPKVLQRLAGVPLVQHVLNTAAQLNARSAVVITGHGAEQVEPLLLAPGQALAVQCVRQEPQLGTGHAVQQAVPALADDGVVVVLSGDVPLTQAETLQALMAQCGGDKLALLTIDLADPTGYGRILRDGDAVKAIVEHKDAAEAQHLIQEVYSGIMAVPAKLLKAWLARLDNQNAQGEYYLTDVVKFAVADGVPVVAHKIADPLQVAGINSPVQLAELERAHQLRQAHRFMAQGVRLKDPARFDLRGQLDCAQDVEIDVNCVFEGRVSLGEGVKIGANCVIANCTIASGAVIHPFTHIDGEQLGVSVGEGALIGPFARLRPGAQLGPEVHIGNFVEVKNSTLAQGAKANHLAYLGDATVGERVNYGAGSITANYDGANKHRTVIEADVHIGSNCVLVAPVTIGAGGTVGGGSTITKSTEPGSLSVARGKQISIANWARPAKKPKA from the coding sequence ATGAGTTTGACCGCCCCGTTCCCTGTTGACGTCGTCGTGATGGCTGCCGGCAAAGGCACGCGCATGAAAAGCCGTTTGCCCAAGGTCTTGCAGCGTCTGGCCGGCGTGCCGCTGGTGCAGCATGTGCTGAACACGGCCGCCCAACTCAACGCCCGCTCCGCGGTGGTCATCACCGGCCACGGGGCCGAGCAGGTGGAGCCGCTGCTGCTGGCCCCTGGCCAAGCACTGGCCGTGCAGTGTGTGCGGCAAGAACCGCAATTGGGCACGGGGCACGCCGTTCAGCAGGCGGTGCCCGCCTTGGCCGACGACGGTGTGGTGGTGGTTTTGTCGGGCGATGTGCCGTTGACGCAGGCCGAAACCCTGCAAGCCTTGATGGCCCAATGCGGCGGTGACAAGTTGGCACTGCTGACCATCGACTTGGCCGACCCCACGGGCTATGGCCGCATCTTGCGCGATGGCGATGCCGTCAAGGCCATCGTAGAGCACAAGGACGCGGCCGAAGCCCAGCACCTGATCCAGGAGGTCTACAGCGGCATCATGGCGGTGCCCGCCAAGCTGCTCAAAGCCTGGCTGGCCCGGCTGGACAACCAGAACGCCCAAGGCGAGTACTACCTGACCGATGTGGTCAAGTTCGCCGTGGCCGATGGGGTGCCGGTGGTGGCGCACAAAATTGCCGATCCATTGCAAGTGGCCGGCATCAACAGCCCGGTGCAACTGGCCGAGCTCGAGCGCGCCCACCAACTGCGCCAAGCGCACCGATTCATGGCGCAAGGCGTGCGCCTGAAAGACCCCGCCCGCTTTGACCTGCGCGGCCAGCTCGACTGCGCGCAAGACGTCGAGATTGACGTGAACTGCGTGTTTGAAGGCCGCGTGTCCTTGGGTGAGGGCGTGAAAATCGGTGCGAACTGCGTGATCGCCAACTGCACCATTGCGTCGGGTGCGGTGATCCACCCCTTCACCCACATTGACGGCGAACAACTCGGCGTGAGCGTGGGCGAGGGCGCCTTGATCGGCCCGTTTGCCCGCCTGCGCCCTGGCGCGCAACTGGGGCCCGAGGTGCACATCGGCAACTTTGTCGAGGTGAAAAATTCCACCTTGGCCCAGGGCGCCAAAGCCAACCACCTGGCTTACCTGGGTGACGCGACGGTGGGCGAGCGTGTGAACTACGGCGCGGGCAGCATCACCGCCAACTACGACGGCGCCAACAAACACCGCACCGTGATCGAGGCCGATGTGCACATCGGTAGCAACTGCGTGCTGGTGGCCCCGGTCACGATTGGCGCAGGCGGCACCGTGGGCGGCGGCTCCACCATCACCAAGAGCACCGAGCCGGGCAGCTTGAGCGTGGCGCGTGGCAAGCAAATCAGCATCGCCAACTGGGCGCGCCCGGCCAAAAAGCCCAAAGCCTGA
- a CDS encoding Lrp/AsnC family transcriptional regulator produces MESIELDAIDLQLLDSLQRDASLSNVALAEKVHVSPPTCLRRVKRLVEGGWVERQVAVLSNDRLATTLGHGLTALVEVSLDKQGSEHLEAFEASAVAHDAVQQCWRVSPGPDFMLVVQARDMPHYLAISQALFTQDGNVRNVKAFFATKRAKFTTTWPVLG; encoded by the coding sequence ATGGAATCAATTGAACTCGACGCCATCGACCTGCAACTGCTCGACAGCCTGCAGCGCGACGCCAGCCTGAGCAATGTGGCACTGGCAGAAAAGGTCCATGTCTCACCCCCCACTTGCCTGCGCCGCGTCAAACGCCTGGTCGAGGGCGGTTGGGTCGAGCGGCAAGTGGCCGTGCTCAGCAACGACCGGCTTGCCACCACGCTGGGCCACGGCCTGACAGCCTTGGTGGAAGTGTCTTTGGACAAGCAGGGCAGCGAACACCTGGAGGCCTTTGAAGCCAGCGCCGTGGCGCACGATGCGGTCCAGCAGTGCTGGCGGGTCTCACCCGGGCCGGACTTCATGTTGGTGGTGCAGGCGCGTGACATGCCGCACTACCTGGCCATCAGCCAAGCGCTGTTTACACAAGATGGCAATGTGCGCAATGTGAAGGCTTTTTTCGCGACCAAACGGGCCAAGTTCACGACGACCTGGCCGGTCCTCGGATAA
- the glmS gene encoding glutamine--fructose-6-phosphate transaminase (isomerizing), whose translation MCGIVGAVSFRNIVPILVQGLQRLEYRGYDSCGVAVHAASLNGGTKGLQRARSTSRVAELMDQVLADHMEGGTGIAHTRWATHGAPAVHNAHPHFSHGTGAADTKPGKVALVHNGIIENHEELRAALQAKGYVFLSQTDTEVIAHLVDSVYDGDIFEAVKTAIRQLHGAYAIAVFHKDEPQRVIGARAGSPLILGEGQGETFLASDAMALAGVTDQIVYLEEGDVVDIQLGKYWVVDREHKAVTRAVKTVHAHSGAAELGPYRHYMQKEIFEQPRAIADTLEGVEGITPELFGDGAYSTFKAIDNVLILACGTSYYSGCVAKYWIEAIAKVPCQVEIASEYRYRESVPNPHTLIVTITQSGETADTLAALRHAQSQGMAHTLTICNVSTSAMVRECKHAYVTRAGAEIGVASTKAFTTQLAGLFLLTLALAQTKGRLSDEEEAGHIKAMRHLPAALQAVLALEPQIIAWSQEFASKENALFLGRGTHYPIALEGALKLKEITYIHAEAYAAGELKHGPLALVTSAMPVVTVAPNDQLLEKLKSNMQEVRARGGVLYVLADGGTKIESSEGVNVIRMPEHYGVLSPILHVVPLQLLSYHTACARGTDVDKPRNLAKSVTVE comes from the coding sequence ATGTGTGGCATCGTCGGCGCAGTTTCTTTTCGCAACATCGTTCCCATCTTGGTTCAGGGCCTGCAACGGCTCGAATACCGGGGGTATGACTCCTGTGGTGTGGCGGTGCATGCGGCCAGCCTGAATGGGGGCACGAAAGGGCTGCAGCGCGCTCGCAGTACCTCGCGCGTGGCGGAGTTGATGGACCAGGTGTTGGCCGACCACATGGAAGGCGGCACCGGCATCGCCCATACCCGTTGGGCCACGCACGGTGCACCTGCCGTGCACAATGCGCACCCGCATTTCAGCCATGGCACGGGCGCAGCAGACACCAAGCCCGGCAAAGTGGCGCTGGTGCACAACGGCATCATCGAAAACCACGAAGAACTGCGCGCCGCTCTGCAAGCCAAAGGCTATGTGTTTTTGAGCCAGACCGACACCGAAGTCATTGCCCACCTGGTGGACAGCGTGTACGACGGCGATATTTTTGAAGCCGTCAAGACCGCCATTCGCCAGTTGCACGGCGCTTATGCCATTGCCGTGTTCCACAAAGACGAGCCGCAGCGGGTGATCGGTGCGCGTGCGGGCTCGCCCCTCATCTTGGGCGAAGGGCAGGGTGAAACCTTTTTGGCCAGTGACGCGATGGCCCTCGCCGGCGTGACCGATCAAATCGTCTATTTGGAAGAAGGCGACGTGGTGGACATCCAGCTGGGCAAATACTGGGTGGTGGACCGTGAGCACAAGGCCGTGACCCGCGCCGTGAAAACCGTGCACGCGCACAGCGGCGCGGCCGAACTCGGGCCCTATCGCCACTACATGCAAAAAGAAATTTTCGAGCAGCCACGCGCCATTGCCGACACCCTCGAAGGCGTGGAAGGCATCACGCCCGAGCTGTTTGGCGATGGTGCGTACAGCACCTTCAAGGCGATTGACAACGTGCTGATCCTGGCTTGCGGCACCAGCTACTACAGCGGCTGCGTCGCCAAGTACTGGATCGAGGCGATCGCCAAAGTGCCTTGTCAGGTGGAGATCGCCAGTGAATACCGTTACCGCGAATCGGTGCCCAACCCCCACACGCTGATCGTGACCATCACCCAAAGCGGCGAGACCGCCGACACTTTGGCCGCCTTGCGACACGCGCAAAGCCAGGGTATGGCGCACACCCTCACGATTTGCAACGTGTCCACCAGCGCCATGGTGCGCGAGTGCAAACATGCTTACGTGACCCGCGCCGGGGCCGAGATTGGCGTGGCCTCGACCAAAGCCTTCACCACCCAGCTGGCAGGTTTGTTTTTGCTGACGCTGGCGCTGGCGCAGACCAAGGGCCGCTTGAGCGACGAAGAAGAGGCCGGGCACATCAAAGCCATGCGCCACCTGCCTGCTGCGCTGCAAGCCGTGCTGGCGCTGGAGCCGCAAATCATCGCTTGGTCTCAAGAATTTGCCAGCAAAGAAAATGCCTTGTTCCTAGGCCGGGGCACGCACTACCCCATCGCACTCGAAGGTGCGCTCAAGCTCAAGGAGATCACCTACATCCATGCGGAAGCCTATGCGGCCGGTGAGCTCAAGCATGGCCCACTGGCGCTGGTCACCAGCGCCATGCCCGTGGTGACCGTGGCCCCCAACGACCAGCTGCTGGAAAAGCTCAAAAGCAATATGCAGGAAGTGCGTGCCCGTGGCGGTGTGCTGTATGTGCTGGCCGATGGCGGCACCAAGATCGAGAGCAGCGAAGGGGTGAACGTGATCCGCATGCCCGAGCACTACGGCGTGTTGTCACCCATCTTGCATGTGGTGCCGCTGCAGCTGCTGAGTTACCACACGGCGTGCGCGCGGGGAACGGATGTGGACAAGCCACGCAATTTGGCGAAGTCGGTGACGGTGGAGTAG